The Geminocystis sp. NIES-3708 genomic sequence GCAACATACTTTTTAAAAACCTCTTAATTAATTGATGAATTTTGTAAAATGCGAATAATCGCCGATTCATCAATTTCACCATCTCCAAAAATATTATCTAAGGCTTTTTTTAAGGTATTTGCCATAACAATTTTATTCTCATAAACTACAATTACCCTTGCTAAAGTAGGAACACTATTTTTATCAGCTTCTATATATACTGGTTCTACATATAATAGAGATTCTTCTATGGGTATAACTAACAAATGTCCTTGTATTGCTTTTGAACCTTGACGATCCCATAAAGAAATTTGACTAGAAATGATAGGATCTTGATTAATTAAAGCTTGTATTTGATCAGGACCATAAACTAATCTTTGTTTTGGAAACTGATACAATAACAATTTACCATAGTTTTCTTCATCAGATCTTGCGGCTAACCATGCGATTAAATTAGGGCGAGAGATAGGGGTATAAGGATGTAATAAAATAAATTCTTCTTTATCGGCAATAGGCAACTTCATGATTAAATAATAAGGTTGCATAGAAAGTATTTCATTTCCATAAACTTCTTCAGGTACTTGCCATTGATCTTCTCTGTTATATAATACTTGAGGATCAGTAACGTGATAAGTTAAAAGTCTTTCTGATTGAGTGTTAAATAAATCAATGGGATAGCGAATGTGTTGTTTAATATCCAAAGGCATAGATTTTAAAGGTTGAAACAATTCTGGAAAAATTTTTGCCCATGATTGTATGATAGGATCTTTCTCGTCGCTAATATAATAAGTAACATCACCATCTTCAGCATTGATTAAAACTTTAACAGAGTTGCGAATATAGTTAAATTTGTTATCTCCTGCATCAGAATAAGGATAATGATCTGATATAGTATAACCATCTATAAGCCAATAAAGGTGATTAGAGTCTTGATTATTTCCCTTAGCGATTACTAGGTAAGGATCTCTATCGTAGTATAAAAATGGAGCGATCGCTTTCAATCTTTCTCCTAGATTACGGCGAAATAAAACACGAGTTTTATCAGTAAAGTTATTTGTAAGCAACATTCGCCAATCTTTTAAATAAACAGAAAACAATAATTTACGCCCAAAAGAATTAAGATAAATACCCCCTTTACCATCATAGGTATGATAAACATTTTCTTCGCCACTGGGAAAATCAAATTCAGGTACCTTAGTATTAGTCATAACATAATTATTTGTAGCTTGACCGTAGTAAATACGAGGTCGATAAATGGGAATACTGTTTCTAACTCCTTCGGATGAAGTATTTAAAGCTCCTGGATCTTCTGGTGTGCCAATATCTTTGATAAAATAGTAAGGTAAGCCACCGTCATCGACTCGGTTAACAGGAGACATCGTGAAACCATAACCATGAGTATAAACTAAATGTTGATTTACCCAAGTTTGTGCCTGAGATGGTAATAATTGAGAATCTAACTCTCTTCCCGCTAAAATTACCTGCTTATTGATAGTTATATTTTTGCCAGAATCGATAGTCGTTTGAATATTATAGCGATCAATATCAGCATCTTTAAATACATAGTAAGGACGAATTTGTTGTAATTGACGATTAGCTTGTAGAATAGGGAGGGTATCCCAAAGGCGAATATTATTAATAGTTAAAAAATTATTTTCAATATCTTTTGCTGTTAAATTACCTTCAGGATTAAAGGTTTGTACATCGATTTTTTCTAAATTAAAAGCATTTCTTGTTTGTTCAATATTACGCAAAATATATGGTTTTTCTAAAGCTAATTCATTAGGAAGTACAATCATATTTTGTACTAAAATGCCTAATAAAAGACCAAAAGAATATAAACTAAAATATAAAATAAATGGAATAGTAGAAACAGAAATAAAAGTTTTATTATTATTTTTTAGTTTATATCTATTTTTATCAATTCCTCCTGTAAAAGATTTAGTAAATAACCAAATTGCCATTAATAAAGTATAGATTGAAGTAATCGTTTCTCTTGGTAAATTAATATGAATATCCGCATATCCAGCTCCATAAACCACCCCTTCAGGAGATAATAAAAATAGATAACGATTTAACCAATGACTCATGGATAAAGCCAACATTAAAAAACTACTTAAACCATATAAATGTCTTAATTGATAACGAGAAAAACCCTTAAAATTTCCATCAGAAAGACTATTATTAGCTAATAAATAAATTAAAGTAACAGCAACAATACTATAAAGAAATAAACCCTGTAGCCAAAAATTTATTACTTGTAAAAAAGGTATTTTAAAAACATAAAAACTTAAATCATGATGAAAAAGAGGATCTTCTTTATTGAAAGGGATACTATGAAAATATCTTAAACATCTTCC encodes the following:
- a CDS encoding UPF0182 family protein, which encodes MKVIEIFKHLGNKNNKLIFISISLLFIYIFFIIVSKINVNILWFKEVNYFNIFWKISFTKLLLWLLAFSTSFCFLWVNFIMAEKQKKQQEGFNSSDVKFYSQSPPLNLKFLSLIIFSFSLLISISLVYYTKILQSINYYSLELPNLKPLVLKPFQLSIFQEIVNNFKEEGWQIILIILFIILLILRTNLWLKIVGIYYSILFGFILSSYWGRCLRYFHSIPFNKEDPLFHHDLSFYVFKIPFLQVINFWLQGLFLYSIVAVTLIYLLANNSLSDGNFKGFSRYQLRHLYGLSSFLMLALSMSHWLNRYLFLLSPEGVVYGAGYADIHINLPRETITSIYTLLMAIWLFTKSFTGGIDKNRYKLKNNNKTFISVSTIPFILYFSLYSFGLLLGILVQNMIVLPNELALEKPYILRNIEQTRNAFNLEKIDVQTFNPEGNLTAKDIENNFLTINNIRLWDTLPILQANRQLQQIRPYYVFKDADIDRYNIQTTIDSGKNITINKQVILAGRELDSQLLPSQAQTWVNQHLVYTHGYGFTMSPVNRVDDGGLPYYFIKDIGTPEDPGALNTSSEGVRNSIPIYRPRIYYGQATNNYVMTNTKVPEFDFPSGEENVYHTYDGKGGIYLNSFGRKLLFSVYLKDWRMLLTNNFTDKTRVLFRRNLGERLKAIAPFLYYDRDPYLVIAKGNNQDSNHLYWLIDGYTISDHYPYSDAGDNKFNYIRNSVKVLINAEDGDVTYYISDEKDPIIQSWAKIFPELFQPLKSMPLDIKQHIRYPIDLFNTQSERLLTYHVTDPQVLYNREDQWQVPEEVYGNEILSMQPYYLIMKLPIADKEEFILLHPYTPISRPNLIAWLAARSDEENYGKLLLYQFPKQRLVYGPDQIQALINQDPIISSQISLWDRQGSKAIQGHLLVIPIEESLLYVEPVYIEADKNSVPTLARVIVVYENKIVMANTLKKALDNIFGDGEIDESAIIRILQNSSIN